A single window of Hemibagrus wyckioides isolate EC202008001 linkage group LG28, SWU_Hwy_1.0, whole genome shotgun sequence DNA harbors:
- the gig2o gene encoding grass carp reovirus (GCRV)-induced gene 2o, whose product MAGVVSFAGWRTVEDGKTLSEDQEPKSGRIYIMYHGTHIGNAEDIINHGFKPSASGLLGKGVYVSRNIEKAKCYPLRTDKSDKVVFKLKVNVGKVKKIDTDNHPLRTTWHNDGYDCAWVPPNSNIKSIKSGREEDCVWDPKRITVVDVACCVDDGKRRKLRQLIQSLVRSNECPSCRQSSPKLPHELQDCWECGSRICPFEKAHVCMTPG is encoded by the coding sequence ATGGCTGGCGTTGTGAGTTTTGCCGGCTGGCGCACTGTTGAAGACGGCAAGACTCTTTCCGAGGATCAGGAGCCGAAATCGGGCCGGATTTACATCATGTATCATGGCACACATATCGGCAACGCCGAAGATATCATCAACCACGGCTTCAAGCCGTCCGCAAGCGGATTGCTGGGCAAAGGCGTGTACGTCAGCCGCAACATCGAGAAGGCCAAATGCTACCCGCTCCGAACCGACAAGAGCGACAAGGTCGTGTTCAAGCTCAAAGTCAATGTCGGCAAAGTGAAAAAAATCGACACCGACAACCATCCACTGCGCACGACCTGGCACAACGATGGCTATGATTGCGCATGGGTGCCTCCAAACAGCAATATCAAGTCAATCAAGTCCGGCCGAGAGGAGGACTGCGTGTGGGACCCGAAGCGCATCACTGTGGTCGACGTGGCGTGTTGCGTTGATGACGGCAAACGACGCAAGCTGCGGCAGCTCATCCAGAGCCTTGTGCGCAGCAACGAGTGTCCATCATGTCGCCAGAGCTCTCCGAAATTACCACACGAGTTACAGGATTGCTGGGAGTGCGGTAGCAGGATCTGTCCCTTTGAGAAAGCGCATGTGTGTATGACACCGGGGTAG
- the pou2af2 gene encoding POU domain class 2-associating factor 2 isoform X2: protein MPGAHMLPGYYSMRRPFLPDSELCHQMKQYSSDSYSSALGSKAFSYEHSSSYPSFIDSYYQPDSFGDYRSATAYTAGGGSLFSPSALSTLLPSLSGETSSHLLLRDPWEQPSEDHVSQPEVLCPEGTAPVADSPSLGADSGSSSPYRLSTSRSSGSVPSSSQPYTLQTLEDVHYPAASYSSASSYSCPPYMTNPGDLTVVKMASVSSDEAGGGVASLSDTTAQGWAKDDGSSSWMSYETRRGF from the exons ATGCCAG GTGCTCACATGCTTCCTGGATACTACAGCATGCGCAGGCCTTTCCTGCCTGATTCTGAGCTCTGTCACCAAATGAAGCAGTACTCCTCAGACTCATACTCTTCTGCTCTGGGCAGCAAAGCCTTCTCTTACGAGCATTCGTCCAGCTATCCCTCTTTCATCGACAGCTACTACCAGCCGGATTCGTTTGGAGATTACAGGAGCGCGACTGCTTACACAGCTGGCGGAGGGTCACTGTTTTCCCCGTCTGCACTGTCTACACTGCTGCCTTCTCTGTCCGGCGAGACATCGTCACATCTGCTCCTG AGAGATCCGTGGGAGCAGCCTTCAGAAGATCACGTCAGTCAGCCGGAGGTTCTTTGCCCTGAAGGCACAGCCCCGGTGGCAGATTCCCCGTCTCTGGGTGCCGATTCGGGCAGCTCCTCTCCATATCGGCTTTCGACGAGCCGCAGCAGTGGATCTGTCCCCTCCAGCTCCCAGCCTTACACTCTGCAAACGCTGGAAGATGTCCATTACCCAGCAGCCAGCTACAGCTCAGCCTCCAGCTACTCATGCCCTCCATACATGACTAATCCGGGTGATCTGACCGTGGTGAAGATGGCGTCCGTGTCTTCAGACGAGGCTGGCGGTGGGGTAGCGTctctcagtgacactactgctCAAGGATGGGCCAAAGATGATGGAAGCAGCTCGTGGATGTCCTATGAGACAAGGCGGGGTTTTTAA
- the pou2af2 gene encoding POU domain class 2-associating factor 2 isoform X1, which translates to MMETEYSKRVYQGVRVKHTVKDLLAEKRSRQTNVPRFSAAASSSQPAFVQMPGAHMLPGYYSMRRPFLPDSELCHQMKQYSSDSYSSALGSKAFSYEHSSSYPSFIDSYYQPDSFGDYRSATAYTAGGGSLFSPSALSTLLPSLSGETSSHLLLRDPWEQPSEDHVSQPEVLCPEGTAPVADSPSLGADSGSSSPYRLSTSRSSGSVPSSSQPYTLQTLEDVHYPAASYSSASSYSCPPYMTNPGDLTVVKMASVSSDEAGGGVASLSDTTAQGWAKDDGSSSWMSYETRRGF; encoded by the exons ATGATGGAGACAG AGTATTCGAAGAGAGTGTACCAAGGCGTGAGGGTGAAGCACACAGTCAAAGACCTGCTAGCTGAGAAACGATCAAGGCAAACAAATGTACCACGATTCAGC GCTGCAGCCAGTTCCTCCCAGCCCGCTTTTGTACAAATGCCAG GTGCTCACATGCTTCCTGGATACTACAGCATGCGCAGGCCTTTCCTGCCTGATTCTGAGCTCTGTCACCAAATGAAGCAGTACTCCTCAGACTCATACTCTTCTGCTCTGGGCAGCAAAGCCTTCTCTTACGAGCATTCGTCCAGCTATCCCTCTTTCATCGACAGCTACTACCAGCCGGATTCGTTTGGAGATTACAGGAGCGCGACTGCTTACACAGCTGGCGGAGGGTCACTGTTTTCCCCGTCTGCACTGTCTACACTGCTGCCTTCTCTGTCCGGCGAGACATCGTCACATCTGCTCCTG AGAGATCCGTGGGAGCAGCCTTCAGAAGATCACGTCAGTCAGCCGGAGGTTCTTTGCCCTGAAGGCACAGCCCCGGTGGCAGATTCCCCGTCTCTGGGTGCCGATTCGGGCAGCTCCTCTCCATATCGGCTTTCGACGAGCCGCAGCAGTGGATCTGTCCCCTCCAGCTCCCAGCCTTACACTCTGCAAACGCTGGAAGATGTCCATTACCCAGCAGCCAGCTACAGCTCAGCCTCCAGCTACTCATGCCCTCCATACATGACTAATCCGGGTGATCTGACCGTGGTGAAGATGGCGTCCGTGTCTTCAGACGAGGCTGGCGGTGGGGTAGCGTctctcagtgacactactgctCAAGGATGGGCCAAAGATGATGGAAGCAGCTCGTGGATGTCCTATGAGACAAGGCGGGGTTTTTAA